From a region of the Lactuca sativa cultivar Salinas chromosome 4, Lsat_Salinas_v11, whole genome shotgun sequence genome:
- the LOC111898564 gene encoding metacaspase-1: MENQNLPNFLYDRIPKIQAMSMLVDCPNCRTTLNLPEGARSIRCSVCQTVTKIADTVVPSLRPSPFADVTGYAPSPSPYTNAPPYPYGVSPFPGLAAHVPSPYNNAPSSPSAVTAYPGLVPHMPSPSHLSYSPPSVYGRKKAVIVGVSYKNTSHELKGCLNDAKYMKYLLIKTFQFPESSIRMLTEEETESNRIPTARNIRTALSWLIEGCQPGDSLVFHFSGHGSRQRNLNGDELDGYDETLCPLDFETAGMIIDDEINATIVRPLPLGAKLHAIIDSCHSGTVLDLPFLCRMNSSGHYEWEDHRPTAPGIYKGSNGGEVISISGCDDDQTSADTSALSKITSTGAMTFCFIEAIEHGNASTYGSLLSSMRNTIRNASRGFGSANSVHDMLSSNRGFTQEPQLTSCEPFDVYAKPFSF; this comes from the exons ATGGAGAATCAAAATCTCCCCAATTTCCTTTATGATCGAATCCCTAAAATTCAAGCAATGTCTATGCTCGTGGACTGTCCCAACTGCCGTACAACGTTGAACCTACCGGAGGGAGCCAGATCGATAAGATGTTCTGTATGCCAAACCGTTACTAAAATCGCTGACACCGTTGTACCCTCTCTTCGCCCTTCTCCGTTTGCTGATGTGACGGGGTATGCGCCTTCACCATCGCCTTACACTAATGCTCCGCCGTATCCTTACGGTGTTTCTCCGTTTCCGGGTCTAGCGGCGCATGTTCCTTCGCCTTACAACAATGCTCCGTCATCTCCTTCCGCTGTTACAGCGTATCCTGGTCTAGTGCCACATATGCCTTCACCGTCGCATTTGAGCTATTCCCCGCCGTCGGTATATGGTAGGAAGAAGGCGGTGATCGTCGGCGTATCGTATAAGAACACTAGTCACGAGCTTAAAGGATGCCTTAATGATGCTAAATACATGAAATACCTTCTGATTAAGACATTTCAGTTTCCCGAATCTTCTATTCGTATGCTCACTG AAGAAGAAACAGAGTCTAACAGGATCCCAACAGCACGTAACATAAGGACTGCACTCTCTTGGCTAATCGAAGGATGTCAACCAGGAGACTCTCTCGTCTTTCACTTTTCCGGCCACGGTTCACGGCAGAGGAACCTCAACGGCGACGAGCTTGATGGGTATGACGAAACCTTGTGCCCCTTGGATTTTGAAACAGCAGGTATGATCATTGACGACGAAATCAACGCAACAATCGTCAGACCTCTTCCTCTGGGAGCCAAACTTCATGCAATCATCGATTCTTGCCATAGTGGGACTGTTCTAGATCTCCCATTCCTCTGCAGAATGAACAG TTCTGGGCATTACGAATGGGAGGATCATCGTCCTACAGCACCAGGCATATATAAGGGTAGTAATGGAGGCGAAGTCATTTCGATCAGCGGATGTGACGATGATCAAACATCTGCTGATACATCG GCGTTATCAAAAATCACATCAACAGGAGCAATGACGTTCTGTTTTATAGAAGCTATAGAACATGGAAACGCGTCTACTTATGGAAGCTTGTTAAGTTCAATGCGTAACACCATCCGTAATGCATCAAGAGGGTTTGGTTCTGCGAATTCTGTGCATGATATGCTTTCAAGTAATCGTGGGTTCACTCAGGAACCACAATTGACTTCATGTGAGCCTTTCGATGTGTATGCAAAACCATTCTCCTTCTGA
- the LOC111898551 gene encoding 60S ribosomal protein L37a — protein sequence MRAFKVWALVKAEPFLFFGVLRISPKNRVHVPYKLLKSQSAELKSRVFVGASNLKNPVSFDFTKRQAMTKRTKKAGIVGKYGTRYGASLRKQIKKMEVSQHSKYFCEFCGKYAVKRKAVGIWGCKDCGKVKAGGAYTLNTASAVTVRSTIRRLREQTES from the exons ATGCGGGCCTTTAAAGTTTGGGCTCTTGTTAAGGCGGAgccttttttattttttggagTCTTAAGGATAAGCCCTAAAAATCGAGTCCACGTTCCATATAAACTTCTCAAATCGCAATCGGCCGAGTTAAAGTCTAGGGTTTTTGTTGGCGCTTCCAATCTCAAGAATCCCGTCTCATTCGATTTCACCAAGCGTCAAGCCATG ACTAAGAGAACCAAGAAGGCTGGAATTGTTGGCAAATACG GTACCCGATATGGTGCTAGTTTGAGGAAGCAGATCAAGAAGATGGAAGTTAGTCAGCACAGCAAATACTTCTGTGAATTCTGTGGAAAG TATGCAGTGAAAAGGAAAGCAGTTGGTATCTGGGGTTGCAAAGATTGTGGCAAAGTGAAAGCAGGCGGTGCTTACACTTTGAA CACTGCTAGTGCGGTTACTGTCAGGAGTACCATCCGTAGGCTGAGGGAACAAACCGAGAGTTAG
- the LOC111898451 gene encoding uncharacterized protein LOC111898451 — MHHKKSEVQIGKDSSGVSSDFNPTPTIQNQSPHKLSIFELNQHSSGSSLCSSSSLLSTQSPDNDVTTTTTSTSPKYEHQILIDDGDFDYDSLAGPTPRSTPHKRSVFSQTTPTSFSNSLPKSPNYSFSSKNRRFYNTKSTVIHLLNRLRHLRRLRTHLRLILLLSLPFFYFLVSHPSHSFFLDFLSAFAFSAALLFSLNLALPRLPSIRLFLARSFPIKLTLSDKVSKSPLPVFWSIGSNSKTKGDHIHKWNSGCWVQAYNNGDVYEGEFHKGKCSGCGVYYYYMSGRYEGDWVDGKYDGYGVETWARGSRYRGQYRQGLRHGFGVYRFYTGDVYSGEWSNGQSHGCGIHTCEDGSRYVGEFKWGVKHGLGHYHFRNGDTYAGEYFADSLHGFGVYNFANGHRYEGSWHEGRRQGLGMYTFRNGETQSGHWQNGILNIPSSHTPTQSHPSSPSTVAVYHSRVLNAVQEARRSAEKAYDVGKVDERVNRVVAAANRSANAARVAAVKAVQKNLPNQSDDDGHPKIYHLPN, encoded by the exons ATGCATCACAAGAAATCGGAGGTTCAGATCGGAAAAGATAGCAGCGGTGTCTCTTCCGATTTCAATCCGACCCCAACGATTCAGAATCAATCTCCTCATAAACTCTCCATTTTCGAATTGAATCAACATTCTTCTGGTTCTTCACTCTGTTCTTCGTCTTCTTTGTTATCGACACAGTCGCCTGATAATGATGTTACCACGACAACCACAAGTACCAGCCCTAAATATGAACATCAAATCTTGATCGACGACggtgattttgattatgattcacTTGCCGGACCGACTCCTAGATCAACACCTCACAAACGGTCTGTTTTCTCCCAAACCACACCAACTTCCTTTTCAAATTCCCTACCGAAATCACCTAACTATTCCTTTTCGTCTAAAAACCGGCGGTTTTACAACACAAAATCCACCGTCATCCACCTCCTCAACCGTCTCCGTCACCTCCGACGCCTCCGTACTCACCTCCGTTTAATCCTCTTACTATCTCTCCCGTTTTTCTACTTCTTGGTATCTCACCCTAGTCATTCCTTCTTCCTCGATTTCCTATCGGCATTCGCTTTCTCAGCTGCGTTATTATTCTCCCTCAATCTCGCCCTTCCTCGCCTCCCTTCAATCCGATTGTTTCTTGCCAGATCTTTCCCAATCAAACTCACATTATCAGACAAGGTCTCCAAATCACCATTGCCGGTGTTCTGGTCAATCGGTTCCAATTCCAAAACAAAAGGCGATCATATTCATAAATGGAATTCAGGTTGTTGGGTGCAGGCATACAACAATGGTGATGTATACGAGGGTGAGTTTCACAAAGGCAAGTGCTCTGGTTGTGGCGTTTACTACTATTACATGAGCGGGAGATACGAAGGCGATTGGGTTGATGGAAAGTACGATGGTTATGGTGTAGAGACATGGGCAAGGGGAAGCCGGTATAGGGGTCAGTACAGGCaaggattgagacatggatttggTGTGTATAGATTCTACACGGGAGATGTTTATTCCGGTGAATGGTCAAACGGTCAAAGCCATGGATGTGGAATCCATACTTGTGAAGATGGTAGTAGATATGTCGGAGAATTCAAATGGGGTGTTAAACATGGTCTTGGCCACTACCATTTCAG GAATGGGGATACATACGCTGGAGAATACTTTGCAGATTCTCTGCATGGATTTGGAGTATACAATTTTGCAAATGGGCATAGATATGAAGGATCATGGCATGAAGGAAGAAGACAAGGGCTTGGTATGTACACTTTCAGAAATGGTGAAACCCAATCTGGGCATTGGCAAAATGGGATTCTTAATATCCCAAGTTCACATACCCCAACACAATCGCATCCATCATCACCTTCAACTGTTGCAGTCTATCATTCTAGAGTTCTTAATGCAGTCCAGGAAGCAAGAAGATCAGCAGAGAAAGCATATGATGTAGGAAAAGTGGATGAAAGAGTtaatagggtggtggctgccgccaataGGTCAGCTAATGCCGCTAGAGTGGCGGCGGTGAAGGCAGTACAGAAAAACCTGCCTAACCAGAGTGATGATGATGGTCATCCTAAGATCTATCATCTGCCAAACTAA